A section of the Arcobacter roscoffensis genome encodes:
- a CDS encoding deoxycytidylate deaminase: MLNDQTFINIAHEIASASKCVSKQVGAVIVKDGRILSTGYNGTPSGYTNCSDHWKGEYTKDHHDWSKTYEIHAEMNALIWAARKGISIEDATIYVTLEPCSECSKNLIAAGIKRIVYDRAYEHTNSEVVSKFIKDNNVVIQQVQKN, encoded by the coding sequence ATGCTTAATGATCAAACATTTATAAACATAGCACATGAAATTGCAAGTGCTTCAAAATGTGTATCTAAACAAGTTGGTGCAGTAATTGTAAAAGATGGAAGAATTTTATCAACTGGTTACAACGGTACTCCATCAGGATATACAAACTGTAGTGACCACTGGAAAGGTGAATATACTAAAGATCATCATGATTGGTCTAAGACATATGAGATACATGCCGAGATGAATGCTCTTATTTGGGCAGCAAGAAAAGGTATTAGTATTGAAGATGCTACTATTTATGTAACTTTAGAGCCATGTAGTGAATGTTCTAAGAATCTAATTGCAGCAGGTATAAAAAGAATAGTTTATGATAGAGCTTATGAGCATACTAATTCAGAAGTTGTATCAAAGTTTATAAAAGACAATAATGTAGTAATACAGCAGGTACAGAAAAATTAG
- a CDS encoding (Fe-S)-binding protein yields the protein MKVGLFIPCFMNELYPDICKATYKVLKKQGLEIDYPMSQTCCGQPMANSGCSKSIETLAKQFVKNFKDYDYIVAPSGSCVAMVKEHYAPFFDNDSDYNKVKASIYEVCEFLHDVIGIENLKIDVSFAHKVGLHNSCHGHRALKLGTASELNVPYNSKLENILNIVKDIELVELKRKDECCGFGGTFAVSEEDISVAMGKDRIKDHLDSEARVMTGADMSCLMHMDGLINRNNYPIKVMHIAQILAGEEL from the coding sequence ATGAAAGTTGGTCTATTTATTCCATGTTTTATGAATGAACTTTACCCAGACATTTGTAAAGCAACATATAAAGTATTAAAAAAACAAGGTTTAGAGATTGATTATCCTATGAGTCAAACTTGCTGTGGTCAACCTATGGCAAACTCTGGATGCTCAAAAAGTATAGAAACTTTAGCAAAACAGTTTGTTAAAAACTTCAAAGACTATGACTATATAGTTGCCCCTAGTGGATCATGTGTTGCGATGGTAAAAGAACATTATGCACCATTTTTCGATAATGACTCTGATTACAATAAAGTAAAAGCTTCTATTTATGAAGTTTGTGAATTTTTACATGATGTAATAGGTATAGAGAATCTAAAAATAGATGTAAGTTTTGCTCACAAAGTTGGTCTTCATAACTCATGTCATGGGCATAGAGCCTTAAAGCTTGGAACTGCAAGTGAACTTAATGTTCCATATAACTCAAAATTAGAAAATATATTAAATATAGTAAAAGATATAGAGCTTGTTGAGCTTAAAAGAAAAGATGAGTGTTGTGGATTTGGTGGTACATTCGCAGTATCAGAAGAAGATATATCTGTTGCTATGGGTAAAGATAGAATTAAAGATCATTTAGACTCAGAAGCAAGAGTTATGACAGGTGCAGATATGTCATGTCTTATGCACATGGATGGGCTAATAAATAGAAACAACTATCCAATAAAAGTAATGCATATTGCACAAATTTTAGCAGGAGAAGAACTATGA
- a CDS encoding DEAD/DEAH box helicase, translating into MTFNEFNLKEDLQKAIDSAGFQEPSPIQEKAIPVVLSGKDIVGQAQTGTGKTAAFGLPILNMMKCDGSVEAVIIVPTRELAMQVSDEIFRFGKFLGINTATVYGGQSYSRQLKNISNASVLIATPGRFLDLLRDKKINIKPSYVVLDEADEMLDMGFLDDIKEIFTFMPDARQTVLFSATMPTAIKNLAKTILVEPEFITITKKEVTNSKITQTYYVVDEHERDDALIRLFDFKNPDKSIIFCRTKKEVDRLSTFLVSLGYMAKGLHGDMEQRQREEAIRAFKTSKLEILIATDVAARGLDVSDVTHVFNYHLPFDSESYVHRIGRTGRAGKEGMAVSIVTPHEFRMLKKIEKTTGSKLEAKQVPNISSVKEKKVTDLKQKITNQDVKDHALQLVEDLKEEFDISTIAFKLASMISESTYVKGNNKIGKSENDIERLIERAKNSSGSDKRGGNRNSRGGHRGGSRNGSRGGSNGRRDSRNRDSRGPRGGSSSGGSRNRRRD; encoded by the coding sequence ATGACATTTAACGAATTTAATTTAAAAGAAGATTTACAAAAGGCGATAGACAGTGCTGGATTTCAAGAGCCAAGTCCTATTCAAGAGAAAGCAATTCCTGTTGTTTTAAGCGGTAAGGATATTGTAGGACAAGCTCAAACTGGTACTGGAAAAACAGCTGCATTTGGTCTTCCAATATTAAATATGATGAAGTGTGATGGTTCGGTTGAAGCAGTTATAATAGTTCCAACAAGAGAGCTTGCAATGCAAGTTTCTGATGAAATTTTTAGGTTTGGAAAATTTTTAGGTATTAATACAGCAACTGTTTATGGTGGACAATCATATTCAAGACAATTAAAGAACATTTCAAATGCAAGTGTTCTTATTGCAACACCAGGTAGATTTTTAGATTTATTAAGAGACAAGAAAATAAATATTAAACCATCTTACGTAGTTTTAGACGAAGCTGATGAGATGTTAGATATGGGATTCCTAGATGACATTAAAGAGATTTTCACTTTTATGCCTGATGCTAGACAAACAGTTCTTTTCTCTGCAACAATGCCTACGGCGATTAAAAATCTAGCTAAAACGATTTTAGTTGAGCCTGAGTTTATTACAATTACAAAGAAAGAAGTAACTAACTCAAAAATTACTCAAACATATTATGTAGTTGATGAGCATGAAAGAGATGATGCTTTAATCAGACTATTTGATTTTAAAAACCCAGATAAATCAATCATTTTTTGTAGAACAAAAAAAGAAGTTGATAGATTATCTACATTTTTAGTATCTTTAGGATACATGGCTAAGGGTCTTCATGGTGATATGGAGCAAAGACAAAGAGAAGAAGCTATTAGAGCTTTTAAAACATCTAAATTAGAAATCTTAATTGCAACAGATGTTGCAGCAAGAGGACTTGATGTAAGTGATGTAACTCACGTATTTAATTACCATTTACCATTTGATTCTGAGTCTTATGTACATAGAATTGGTAGAACTGGTAGAGCAGGAAAAGAAGGTATGGCAGTTTCAATTGTAACTCCACACGAATTTAGAATGCTTAAGAAAATTGAAAAAACTACAGGTTCTAAACTTGAAGCAAAACAAGTTCCTAATATCTCTTCTGTAAAAGAGAAAAAAGTTACTGATTTAAAACAAAAGATTACAAATCAAGATGTTAAAGATCACGCTTTACAACTTGTTGAAGACTTAAAAGAAGAGTTTGATATTTCAACTATTGCATTTAAATTAGCTTCAATGATTTCTGAATCTACTTATGTTAAAGGTAACAATAAGATAGGTAAATCAGAAAATGATATTGAAAGATTAATTGAAAGAGCTAAAAATAGTAGCGGTTCTGATAAAAGAGGCGGAAATAGAAACTCAAGAGGTGGACACAGAGGTGGATCAAGAAATGGTTCAAGAGGTGGAAGCAATGGAAGAAGAGATTCTAGAAATAGAGACTCAAGAGGTCCTAGAGGTGGAAGCTCAAGTGGTGGAAGCAGAAATAGAAGAAGAGATTAA
- the asnB gene encoding asparagine synthase (glutamine-hydrolyzing), giving the protein MCGILGTNFLNNNFAASLKMLNNRGPDYQNSIKIEDKQFGHTRLAIIDLEEEANQPMVFDDIVLVFNGEIYNYKQLILDEQLECKTKSDSEVLIRLYQKYEFDFLNKLNGMFAFTLYDIKKNRYFCARDRYGKKPFFYYFKDKKFIFSSSIKSVVNLLDNKPKLNKVALSKYMQYFVSFGEDTFFQNIFKLDAATYMVYEPDKANELKKKRFYKINTYKAVKDENEALEKIEELLFNSIESRLTSDVEVASLLSGGIDSSLVSALYTKISGKKINTFSVGYNEYKNYCELDYAKITAEHIGSNHNPVEISKKDFIEHFEDSLDALEEPHGDSAAIPLNILTKKIHKSGIKTVLSGEGSDEIFLGYDNYAKFLKYYSFEKTLSSDQNEFLDDIIGALQNNTKESEYLRRIVKKQNLYNSFGEIYTDIQKKRLFKKVPTFKNEKAKKDPVDWMSYIDLKIWLGEGLLSKVDRISMRNSLEVRTPFLDYNLVNYMFSIQSDIKVGNTNKYLLKKIASKYIPEQIINRTKKGFNSPFNEWLNQEYGNSILETILDVNKHTNLFNDEYVKHIYDLSKQRKFKQHLYSLFVFSLWYKKEFLS; this is encoded by the coding sequence ATGTGTGGAATTTTAGGAACAAATTTTTTAAACAATAATTTTGCTGCTTCTTTGAAGATGTTGAATAATAGAGGACCAGATTATCAAAATTCAATAAAAATTGAAGATAAGCAGTTTGGACATACAAGGCTTGCTATTATTGATTTAGAAGAAGAAGCAAATCAGCCTATGGTTTTTGATGATATAGTTTTAGTTTTTAATGGTGAGATTTATAACTATAAACAACTTATACTTGATGAGCAATTAGAGTGTAAGACAAAAAGTGATAGTGAAGTTCTAATAAGACTTTATCAAAAGTATGAATTTGATTTTTTAAATAAATTAAATGGTATGTTTGCTTTTACTCTTTATGATATAAAAAAGAATAGATATTTTTGTGCAAGGGATAGATACGGTAAAAAACCATTCTTTTATTACTTTAAAGATAAAAAGTTTATTTTCTCTTCTTCTATAAAATCAGTAGTAAACTTACTTGATAATAAACCAAAACTAAATAAAGTAGCTCTTTCAAAATATATGCAGTATTTTGTCTCTTTTGGTGAAGATACTTTCTTTCAAAATATTTTCAAGCTAGATGCAGCTACATATATGGTTTATGAGCCAGATAAAGCCAATGAGCTTAAAAAGAAGCGTTTCTACAAGATAAACACTTATAAAGCTGTAAAAGACGAAAATGAGGCTTTAGAGAAGATTGAAGAGCTTTTATTTAATTCTATTGAGTCAAGACTTACATCTGATGTAGAAGTTGCATCACTTTTGAGTGGTGGAATTGATAGTTCATTAGTATCAGCACTTTATACAAAAATCTCAGGAAAAAAAATAAATACTTTTTCTGTTGGATACAATGAGTATAAAAACTATTGTGAGTTAGATTATGCAAAGATTACAGCAGAACATATAGGTTCAAATCATAATCCAGTTGAGATATCTAAAAAAGACTTTATAGAGCATTTTGAAGATAGTTTAGATGCTTTAGAAGAGCCACATGGTGATTCTGCTGCCATTCCTTTAAATATATTAACTAAAAAAATTCATAAAAGTGGTATAAAAACTGTTTTATCAGGTGAAGGTAGTGATGAGATTTTTTTAGGTTATGATAATTATGCTAAGTTTTTAAAATATTATAGTTTTGAGAAAACTTTATCAAGTGATCAGAATGAATTTCTAGATGATATTATTGGTGCATTGCAAAACAATACTAAAGAGAGTGAGTATTTAAGAAGAATAGTTAAGAAGCAAAATCTTTATAACTCTTTTGGGGAAATATATACAGATATTCAAAAGAAGAGACTTTTTAAAAAAGTTCCAACTTTTAAAAATGAAAAAGCAAAAAAAGATCCAGTTGATTGGATGAGTTATATTGATTTAAAAATTTGGTTAGGTGAAGGATTACTTTCAAAAGTAGATAGAATTTCTATGAGAAACTCTTTGGAAGTTCGAACGCCATTTTTGGACTATAATCTCGTAAACTATATGTTTAGTATTCAATCAGATATTAAAGTTGGAAATACAAATAAATATTTATTAAAGAAAATTGCTTCAAAGTATATCCCTGAACAAATTATAAATAGAACAAAAAAAGGTTTTAACTCTCCTTTTAATGAATGGCTAAATCAAGAGTATGGAAACTCAATTTTAGAAACTATTCTTGATGTAAATAAACATACAAATCTATTTAATGATGAATATGTAAAACATATTTATGACTTATCAAAACAAAGAAAATTTAAACAGCATCTTTACTCATTATTTGTTTTTTCTTTATGGTACAAAAAAGAGTTTTTATCTTAA
- a CDS encoding acetyl-CoA carboxylase biotin carboxylase subunit yields the protein MAEIKKILIANRGEIVQRAIRTIREMGKKSVAVYSAGDKNASYLKHADEAVCIGGAKSSDSYLNIPAIITAAEMTGCDAIFPGYGFLSENQDFVEICKLHGIKFIGPSTDVMEKMADKSKAKEEMIRAGVPVVPGSDGAVHTLEEARKTAEEIGYPIMAKASAGGGGRGMRLIMDESEFDQLFMAASSEALAAFGDGTMYLERFINNPRHIEVQVVGDSHGNAIHIGERDCSLQRRHQKVIEESPAILLNDETRAHLHDVAVKATKYLKYEGAGTFEFLADDKQNIYFMEMNTRLQVEHPVSEMVSGIDIIELMIKVAEGEELPPQEKIKFRGHAIEVRITAEDPNSFLPCPGKVKQWFVPGGRNVRVDSHVYAGYVVPPYYDSMIGKLIVWGRDRNKAINIMKRALNEFEVEGIKTTIPFHQKMMENEDFISNNYDTKYLEGYKSLEDL from the coding sequence ATGGCAGAAATTAAAAAAATATTAATCGCTAATAGAGGTGAAATAGTTCAAAGAGCTATTAGAACTATTAGAGAGATGGGTAAAAAGTCTGTTGCTGTTTACTCTGCTGGAGATAAAAATGCTTCTTATTTAAAGCATGCAGATGAAGCAGTATGTATTGGTGGCGCTAAGTCATCTGATTCATATTTAAACATTCCTGCAATTATTACAGCAGCAGAAATGACTGGATGTGATGCAATTTTCCCAGGTTATGGTTTCTTATCTGAAAACCAAGACTTTGTAGAAATTTGTAAACTTCACGGTATTAAATTTATTGGTCCTTCTACTGATGTAATGGAAAAAATGGCTGATAAATCTAAAGCAAAAGAAGAAATGATTAGAGCTGGTGTTCCTGTTGTTCCTGGTTCTGATGGTGCAGTTCATACACTTGAAGAAGCTAGAAAAACAGCAGAAGAAATCGGTTATCCTATCATGGCTAAAGCATCTGCTGGTGGTGGTGGAAGAGGAATGAGACTTATTATGGATGAGTCTGAATTCGATCAATTATTCATGGCTGCATCTTCTGAAGCATTAGCTGCCTTTGGTGATGGTACAATGTACCTAGAGAGATTTATTAACAACCCAAGACATATTGAAGTTCAGGTTGTTGGAGATTCTCATGGAAATGCTATTCATATTGGTGAGAGAGATTGTTCATTACAAAGAAGACACCAAAAAGTTATTGAAGAGTCACCTGCAATTTTATTAAATGATGAAACAAGAGCTCATTTACATGATGTTGCTGTAAAAGCTACTAAATACTTAAAGTATGAAGGTGCTGGTACTTTTGAATTCTTAGCAGATGATAAACAAAACATTTACTTTATGGAAATGAATACTAGACTTCAAGTTGAACACCCTGTATCTGAAATGGTATCAGGAATTGACATTATTGAATTAATGATTAAAGTTGCAGAAGGTGAAGAATTACCTCCTCAAGAAAAAATCAAATTTAGAGGTCATGCTATTGAGGTTAGAATTACTGCTGAGGATCCAAACTCATTCTTACCTTGCCCTGGAAAAGTAAAACAATGGTTTGTTCCAGGTGGAAGAAATGTAAGAGTTGATTCTCATGTATATGCTGGTTATGTAGTACCACCATACTATGACTCAATGATTGGGAAACTAATTGTATGGGGAAGAGATAGAAATAAAGCTATTAACATTATGAAAAGAGCTTTAAATGAGTTTGAAGTAGAAGGAATTAAAACAACTATTCCTTTCCACCAAAAAATGATGGAAAATGAAGACTTTATCTCAAATAACTATGATACTAAATATCTTGAAGGTTATAAAAGCCTAGAAGACTTATAA
- a CDS encoding class I SAM-dependent methyltransferase — protein MSFNTKYKIGSKYNHSFYSNVIKKHGISHEAVHWQSKYTQYKRFEILTSFIIDDIKNSSIVDAGCGFAEFYVYLKKNSLEPKEYIGLDMEEDMIRLAKKRLNHLDLKVSNILKETLLIKDYYICSGALNILTKEETLIFISKCFNNSNKGFIFNFLKKDTLNNVDYNDIIEFCRELPCEIKVQNGYLENDISVYLKKSLD, from the coding sequence ATTAGTTTTAATACAAAATATAAAATAGGTAGTAAATACAACCACTCTTTTTACTCTAATGTAATCAAAAAACATGGAATAAGTCATGAAGCAGTACATTGGCAATCAAAATATACTCAATATAAAAGATTTGAAATTTTAACTTCTTTTATAATTGATGATATAAAAAACAGCAGTATTGTTGATGCAGGCTGTGGTTTTGCTGAGTTCTATGTTTATCTTAAGAAAAACTCTTTAGAACCTAAAGAGTATATAGGTTTAGATATGGAAGAAGATATGATTAGACTTGCAAAAAAAAGACTTAATCATTTAGATTTGAAAGTATCAAATATTTTAAAAGAAACACTATTAATCAAAGACTATTATATATGTAGTGGAGCTTTGAATATATTAACAAAAGAAGAAACACTTATTTTTATAAGTAAATGTTTCAATAACTCAAATAAAGGTTTTATCTTTAACTTTTTAAAAAAAGACACTCTTAATAATGTAGACTATAACGATATAATCGAATTTTGCAGGGAACTTCCATGTGAAATAAAAGTACAAAATGGCTACTTAGAAAATGATATAAGTGTGTACTTAAAGAAATCACTTGACTAA
- the accB gene encoding acetyl-CoA carboxylase biotin carboxyl carrier protein encodes MDFKEIKELIRVFDKSELNKLKVKEGEFEIAMQKGFESGTVVTSSEPVYTQTVAPAAAPVAAAAPTASEAPAASTAGESIKSPMVGTFYASPSPEAPAFVKVGDTVKKGQTLCILEAMKIMNEVEAEFDCKIVEALVKDGDPVEYDMPIYVVEKL; translated from the coding sequence ATGGATTTTAAAGAAATAAAAGAACTAATAAGAGTATTTGATAAGAGTGAACTTAACAAACTTAAAGTAAAAGAAGGTGAGTTTGAAATTGCTATGCAAAAAGGTTTTGAATCAGGTACTGTTGTTACTTCAAGTGAGCCAGTTTATACTCAAACTGTAGCACCAGCTGCGGCTCCTGTAGCTGCTGCTGCACCAACTGCATCAGAAGCACCAGCTGCAAGTACAGCAGGTGAAAGCATTAAATCACCAATGGTAGGAACTTTCTACGCTTCTCCATCTCCTGAAGCACCAGCATTTGTAAAAGTTGGAGATACTGTTAAAAAAGGTCAAACTTTATGTATCTTAGAAGCAATGAAGATTATGAATGAAGTTGAAGCAGAGTTTGATTGTAAAATTGTTGAAGCATTAGTAAAAGACGGTGACCCTGTTGAATATGATATGCCAATTTATGTTGTTGAAAAACTATAA
- a CDS encoding inorganic phosphate transporter, which yields MVTKRVTLDIKTYNKLDKATDKTLPGFAKVSLALLFVALVFLWSYTSHGDVPNNTFLIIGAVFGAYMAMNIGANDVANNVGPAVGSKALTLMWAIIIAAIFEAMGAFIAGGDVVKTIKKGIIDPALIADPQIFIWAMTAALLSAALWLNFATSVGAPVSTTHSIVGGVMGAGIAAAGFAIVSWGTMGKIAASWVISPVLGGLIAAGFLYLIKTKIVFKKDMINSAKVVVPYLIAIMTWAFSTYLILKGIKKIIKLDFITASIIGLIIAAIIYFVVKPLIAKSADKLSNDRESVNSLFTIPLIFAAALLSFAHGANDVANAIGPLAAINDAIMSNGINSKVDIPLWVMAVGALGIAVGLALFGPKLIKTVGSEITELDQMRAFSIAMAAAITVIIASQLGLPVSSTHIAVGGVFGVGFLREYLDNHETRAFQQIRKKFKKHKKELDSMTTELDELETIEKKSKSDYVRIVELYKGIEEKQEVVKQEKKDVKEAKSTKYVKRDAVKKIVAAWIITVPAAAMLSAAIFFMIKGIMG from the coding sequence ATGGTTACTAAAAGGGTTACATTGGACATTAAAACATATAACAAGCTTGACAAAGCTACAGATAAAACACTTCCTGGTTTTGCAAAAGTTTCATTGGCATTGCTATTCGTAGCATTAGTATTCTTGTGGTCTTATACATCTCATGGGGATGTTCCTAATAATACATTCTTGATTATTGGTGCAGTATTTGGTGCATATATGGCTATGAATATTGGTGCAAATGATGTTGCAAACAATGTTGGACCTGCTGTTGGTTCTAAAGCACTTACTTTGATGTGGGCTATTATAATAGCTGCTATCTTTGAAGCAATGGGAGCATTTATAGCTGGTGGTGATGTTGTAAAGACAATTAAAAAAGGAATTATCGATCCTGCTTTAATTGCTGATCCACAAATTTTTATCTGGGCAATGACTGCTGCATTGTTATCTGCTGCTTTATGGCTTAACTTTGCTACTTCTGTTGGAGCTCCTGTATCAACTACTCACTCTATTGTTGGTGGAGTTATGGGTGCTGGTATTGCTGCTGCTGGTTTTGCTATTGTTTCTTGGGGAACTATGGGTAAGATTGCTGCATCTTGGGTTATCTCTCCCGTACTAGGTGGTTTAATTGCTGCTGGATTCTTATATTTGATTAAAACCAAAATTGTTTTCAAAAAAGATATGATTAATTCTGCAAAAGTTGTTGTTCCTTATTTAATTGCAATTATGACTTGGGCATTTTCTACTTACTTAATTCTAAAAGGAATTAAAAAAATTATCAAATTAGATTTTATTACAGCTTCAATTATTGGTTTGATTATTGCTGCTATTATTTATTTTGTTGTAAAACCACTGATTGCAAAATCAGCAGACAAATTGTCTAATGATAGAGAATCAGTTAATAGTTTATTTACTATCCCTTTAATTTTTGCAGCTGCACTTCTTTCTTTTGCTCATGGTGCAAATGATGTTGCAAATGCAATTGGGCCATTAGCAGCTATTAATGATGCTATTATGAGTAATGGTATTAACTCTAAAGTAGATATTCCTTTATGGGTTATGGCTGTTGGTGCCCTTGGTATTGCTGTAGGTCTTGCTTTATTTGGTCCTAAGCTTATTAAGACAGTTGGTTCAGAAATTACTGAGCTTGATCAAATGAGAGCCTTTTCTATTGCTATGGCTGCTGCTATTACTGTTATTATTGCATCACAACTAGGTTTACCTGTATCTTCAACTCATATTGCAGTTGGTGGTGTATTTGGTGTTGGTTTTTTAAGAGAGTATTTAGATAACCATGAAACAAGAGCTTTTCAACAAATAAGAAAGAAGTTTAAAAAACATAAAAAAGAGCTAGATTCTATGACAACTGAGTTAGATGAGTTAGAAACAATTGAGAAAAAGTCTAAATCTGATTATGTAAGAATCGTTGAATTATACAAAGGTATAGAAGAAAAGCAAGAAGTTGTTAAACAAGAGAAAAAAGATGTAAAAGAAGCTAAAAGTACAAAATATGTAAAAAGAGATGCAGTTAAGAAAATCGTAGCTGCTTGGATTATTACAGTACCAGCTGCTGCAATGTTAAGTGCTGCAATCTTCTTTATGATTAAAGGTATTATGGGATAA
- a CDS encoding AEC family transporter, with translation MEALVSVATIYIFILIGFTFKRIFKNEVNERSFVILNLYFLQPILIFWGLTRAPITEEFIISPLIYFIAIFITMGIAFFYSLKLFRNDYQDKSIFMASALVGNTGNLGIPLGIALFGESSVPYTSILNIANIFFIYIFSVYFFAGDKFKFSDALKEIFKIPAIWFAVAALAFNYNGFELSDNFDKVFTMGAYAAIVMQLVIFGIFMSQVRIKTANWKLSLNITLFKHIILPIVGLYVILLFKMDPFVSAIIFLELIVPLAVNNVNLSALYNCKPIDTTFSVLVSSFFFVALMYFYILIINSFFGL, from the coding sequence ATCGAAGCACTAGTCTCTGTAGCAACTATATACATCTTTATTCTTATAGGATTTACTTTTAAACGTATTTTTAAAAATGAAGTAAATGAAAGAAGTTTTGTAATTTTAAACTTGTATTTTTTACAACCAATTCTTATTTTTTGGGGATTAACTAGAGCTCCTATAACTGAAGAGTTTATAATTTCACCACTTATATATTTCATTGCTATATTTATTACTATGGGAATAGCTTTTTTTTACTCTTTAAAGCTTTTTAGAAATGATTATCAAGATAAATCTATATTCATGGCATCAGCTCTTGTTGGAAATACTGGAAATCTTGGTATTCCTTTAGGAATTGCTTTATTTGGGGAGTCAAGTGTTCCTTATACTTCTATTTTAAATATTGCAAATATATTCTTTATTTATATTTTCTCTGTTTATTTTTTTGCAGGGGATAAGTTTAAATTTAGTGATGCTTTAAAAGAGATATTTAAAATACCTGCTATTTGGTTTGCTGTTGCTGCCTTGGCTTTTAACTATAATGGTTTTGAATTAAGTGATAATTTTGATAAAGTATTTACTATGGGCGCATATGCTGCTATTGTTATGCAACTTGTAATCTTTGGTATATTTATGTCACAAGTTAGAATAAAAACAGCAAATTGGAAGTTGTCATTAAATATCACACTTTTTAAGCATATAATTTTACCTATAGTTGGTTTATATGTTATTTTATTATTTAAAATGGATCCTTTTGTTTCTGCAATTATCTTTTTAGAGTTAATAGTGCCTCTTGCTGTGAATAATGTGAATTTATCAGCTTTATATAATTGTAAACCTATTGATACAACTTTTTCAGTATTAGTTAGCTCGTTTTTCTTTGTTGCTTTAATGTATTTTTATATTTTAATTATAAATAGTTTTTTTGGATTGTAA
- the bluB gene encoding 5,6-dimethylbenzimidazole synthase produces the protein MKFTKKELNALEKIIASRRDVRGNSFTSKKISQKKLNRILNAALHAPSVGYSQPWRFVIVDDKQKHKVYKHFKNSFDKSKLKFRDRPVYNSLKLEGIKESNINIAVYYKKPKKNVLGQTYMKRTGEYSVVCAILNMWLTARAMNIGMGWVSILKPKKVNKILDINKKEYKFIGYLCFGYVKEFYDEPEFKTIKWNKTNKIKDCIL, from the coding sequence ATGAAATTTACAAAAAAAGAGCTAAATGCTCTTGAAAAGATTATTGCTTCTAGACGTGATGTTAGAGGCAATAGTTTTACTTCTAAGAAAATCTCCCAAAAAAAACTAAATAGAATTTTAAACGCTGCATTACATGCTCCATCTGTTGGATACTCTCAACCTTGGAGATTTGTTATTGTTGATGATAAACAAAAACATAAAGTATATAAACACTTTAAGAACTCATTTGATAAGAGTAAATTAAAATTTAGAGACAGACCTGTATATAACTCTTTAAAGCTTGAAGGTATAAAAGAATCAAATATAAATATTGCTGTGTATTACAAGAAACCTAAGAAAAATGTATTAGGACAAACATATATGAAAAGAACTGGAGAATATTCTGTTGTTTGTGCTATTTTAAATATGTGGCTAACTGCAAGAGCTATGAATATAGGTATGGGTTGGGTATCTATATTAAAGCCAAAAAAAGTAAATAAAATACTTGATATCAATAAAAAAGAGTATAAATTTATTGGATACTTATGTTTTGGCTATGTAAAAGAGTTTTATGATGAACCTGAATTTAAAACTATCAAGTGGAATAAAACTAATAAAATAAAAGACTGTATCTTATAA
- a CDS encoding response regulator encodes MYENLKNKTVLYIEDDQFIREQTSSLLNVVFGNVHIAENGQEGLSLFSEHSNSIDAIVTDINMPILTGIQMCKKLRSSSEFNTPIIGVSAYSDDDNMLNESKSLFTMYLRKPIEIKDLIDSIEEVITG; translated from the coding sequence ATGTATGAAAATTTAAAAAACAAAACAGTTTTATATATTGAAGATGATCAGTTTATTAGAGAACAAACATCTTCCCTTTTAAATGTTGTATTTGGAAATGTTCACATTGCAGAAAATGGACAAGAAGGTCTTTCTTTATTTAGTGAACATTCAAATAGTATAGATGCAATAGTTACAGATATAAATATGCCTATTTTAACAGGTATTCAAATGTGTAAAAAACTTAGAAGTTCTAGTGAGTTTAATACACCAATAATTGGTGTATCAGCATATTCAGATGATGACAATATGCTAAATGAGTCAAAGAGTTTATTTACTATGTATCTTAGAAAGCCTATTGAAATCAAAGATTTAATAGACTCTATTGAAGAGGTTATTACAGGATAA